One region of Natronorubrum aibiense genomic DNA includes:
- a CDS encoding NADH-quinone oxidoreductase subunit D gives MSTGLEKRATRVEVSEDDLEALLGDRALGRDDHLNAPGFVIRPDDVQDVLTDLRDEAGFDHLSCLTAQEYSDRYESIYHLKKYADPTQEVSVVVPTTTDDPVSQSAEPVFRTADWHEREAFDLVGIDYEGHPDPRRILLPETWQGHPLSKGYDQEKPQIVTLSEHANPIQPDHHDEESDTMFLNIGPHHPATHGVLHVKTVLDGETVVDIDPDIGYLHRCEEQMCQQGTYRHQIMPYPDRWDYVSAGLLNEWAYARAAEDLANIEVPEYAQIIRTMGAELCRIASHMLALGTFALDVYGDFTAVFQYAFRDREVVQDILEDLTGQRLMFNYFRLGGVAWDLPEPRDEFIAKTRDFLDELPAKVDEYNDMITSNEIFQVRCHNTGILEPEVAKQYGCTGPVARGSGIDYDLRRDDPYGYYENLEWDVVTQDGCDNYARVLVRMQEVEESAKIIEQCLDLLEDWPEDDREVQANVPRTLKPDADTEVYRAVEAAKGELGIYIRSDGTDKPGRFKIRSPCFSNLQALEVMSEGEYIPDLVASLGSLDIVLGEVDR, from the coding sequence ATGAGCACGGGACTCGAGAAACGAGCGACACGGGTCGAAGTCTCCGAAGACGACCTCGAGGCGCTGCTCGGCGACCGCGCGCTCGGACGCGACGATCACCTCAACGCGCCGGGGTTCGTCATCCGACCGGACGACGTTCAGGATGTCCTCACTGACCTTCGGGACGAAGCCGGCTTCGATCACCTCTCCTGTCTCACCGCACAGGAGTATTCGGATCGGTACGAATCGATCTATCACCTGAAAAAGTACGCCGATCCGACCCAGGAGGTCTCAGTGGTTGTTCCGACGACGACTGACGACCCCGTCAGTCAGTCGGCCGAACCCGTCTTCCGGACGGCGGATTGGCACGAGCGCGAAGCGTTCGACCTCGTGGGGATCGACTACGAAGGCCATCCTGATCCGCGACGGATTCTCTTGCCCGAAACCTGGCAGGGGCATCCGCTCTCTAAGGGCTACGATCAGGAGAAGCCACAGATCGTCACGCTCTCGGAACACGCCAACCCGATCCAACCCGACCACCACGACGAGGAGTCGGACACGATGTTTTTAAACATCGGACCACACCACCCGGCAACCCACGGCGTGCTCCACGTCAAGACGGTGTTAGATGGTGAGACGGTCGTGGATATCGACCCCGACATCGGCTACCTGCACCGCTGTGAGGAGCAGATGTGCCAGCAGGGGACCTATCGCCACCAGATCATGCCCTACCCTGACCGGTGGGACTACGTCTCAGCCGGCCTCTTAAACGAGTGGGCATACGCCCGCGCGGCCGAGGATCTGGCGAATATCGAGGTTCCCGAGTACGCCCAGATCATCCGGACCATGGGCGCCGAACTCTGCCGGATCGCCTCGCACATGCTCGCACTCGGCACGTTCGCACTGGACGTCTACGGCGACTTCACCGCCGTCTTCCAGTACGCGTTCCGCGACCGCGAGGTCGTCCAGGACATCCTCGAAGACCTGACCGGCCAGCGGCTGATGTTCAACTACTTCCGCCTCGGCGGTGTCGCCTGGGACCTGCCCGAACCGCGCGACGAGTTCATCGCGAAGACGCGGGACTTCCTCGACGAACTCCCGGCGAAAGTCGACGAGTACAACGACATGATCACCTCGAACGAAATCTTCCAGGTCCGGTGTCACAACACTGGGATCTTGGAACCCGAGGTGGCCAAACAGTACGGCTGTACCGGCCCCGTCGCCCGTGGGTCCGGTATCGACTACGACCTGCGGCGTGACGACCCCTATGGCTACTACGAGAACTTAGAGTGGGACGTCGTCACCCAGGACGGCTGTGACAACTACGCGCGTGTGCTCGTGCGGATGCAGGAAGTCGAAGAGTCGGCCAAGATCATCGAGCAGTGTCTCGACTTGCTCGAGGACTGGCCCGAAGACGACCGCGAAGTGCAGGCCAACGTTCCGCGGACGCTCAAACCGGACGCCGACACGGAGGTCTACCGGGCGGTCGAAGCCGCAAAGGGCGAACTCGGTATCTACATTCGTTCGGACGGGACGGACAAACCTGGTCGGTTCAAGATCCGCAGTCCGTGCTTTTCGAACCTGCAGGCGCTCGAGGTCATGTCGGAAGGGGAGTACATCCCTGACCTGGTGGCCTCGCTGGGCAGTCTCGACATCGTTCTCGGGGAGGTGGATCGGTAA
- a CDS encoding complex I subunit 1/NuoH family protein — MVGGVPPLPLQSDTVLLPERIGKLTGLDQFGLGGELLATFLAAFIVGNIMLAMTGVAGPWAKRKITAAFTDRIAVNRLGPAGLLIIVADSVRLLSKELIVPEHADRPAYDLAPIVIASSALLGFAVIPMGSGIHLADPEVGLVYVFAVAGIASIGLMMAGYSSANKYSMLGGLRAVAQNIAYEIPLVVTGMSVVIFAGTLQMSAIVEAQAQTLVSLGGLDIPAWYALVNPFAFVLFLVANFAEVGRNPFDTPEAPTEIVAGYQTEYSSVYFVLIYLGEFIHIFLGGAIIATIFLGGPAGPGPDGLGIVWFIIKIWGVFFLTQWLRSAIPRVRIDQLIEIGWKGLLVLSFANLVITAVIVGLIA, encoded by the coding sequence ATGGTCGGTGGCGTTCCACCACTCCCGTTACAGAGTGATACCGTGTTGCTCCCCGAGCGGATCGGCAAGCTGACTGGCCTTGATCAGTTCGGCCTCGGTGGCGAACTGCTCGCGACGTTCCTCGCGGCGTTTATCGTCGGAAACATCATGCTGGCGATGACCGGCGTCGCCGGTCCGTGGGCGAAACGAAAGATCACGGCCGCCTTCACCGACCGAATTGCGGTCAACCGACTCGGTCCGGCCGGCTTGCTGATTATCGTCGCCGACTCGGTGCGACTGCTCTCGAAGGAACTGATCGTACCCGAGCACGCCGATCGACCGGCGTACGACCTCGCACCGATCGTTATCGCGTCCTCGGCACTGCTCGGCTTTGCCGTGATCCCGATGGGAAGTGGGATCCACCTCGCTGATCCCGAAGTCGGGCTGGTGTACGTCTTCGCTGTTGCCGGCATCGCAAGCATCGGCCTGATGATGGCCGGCTACTCGTCGGCGAACAAGTACTCGATGCTCGGCGGCCTTCGGGCAGTCGCACAGAACATCGCCTACGAGATTCCGCTAGTCGTCACCGGGATGTCGGTGGTCATCTTCGCCGGCACCTTACAGATGAGTGCGATCGTCGAGGCACAGGCGCAGACGCTCGTCTCGCTCGGTGGTCTCGACATTCCGGCGTGGTACGCGCTGGTCAACCCGTTCGCGTTCGTCCTCTTTCTGGTGGCGAACTTCGCCGAAGTCGGCCGCAATCCCTTCGACACACCCGAAGCGCCGACCGAGATCGTCGCTGGCTACCAGACCGAGTACTCGAGCGTCTACTTCGTGTTGATCTACCTCGGGGAGTTCATCCACATCTTCCTCGGCGGGGCGATCATCGCGACGATTTTCCTCGGCGGTCCGGCAGGGCCAGGACCAGATGGACTCGGTATCGTCTGGTTCATCATCAAGATCTGGGGAGTGTTCTTCCTGACCCAGTGGCTCCGCTCGGCGATCCCACGTGTCAGAATCGACCAACTTATCGAGATCGGCTGGAAAGGACTGCTCGTCCTTTCGTTCGCTAATCTCGTCATCACCGCAGTCATTGTGGGGCTGATAGCATGA
- a CDS encoding NuoI/complex I 23 kDa subunit family protein — MIGLLKSMATTMKHALDGSTFTVEYPETAPDVSPRFRGVHKFSQERCIWCRQCENVCPNDTIQIVMDDKRNGEQYNLNIGQCIYCRLCEEVCPVDAILLTQNFEFTGDTKHELVYNKDQLRAVPWYKDIDPLESREPDRGAWIGEGDGDVDYQ; from the coding sequence ATGATCGGACTACTCAAATCCATGGCCACGACGATGAAACACGCACTGGACGGCTCGACGTTTACCGTCGAGTATCCGGAGACCGCACCGGACGTCTCCCCGAGATTTCGGGGCGTCCACAAGTTTAGTCAGGAACGCTGTATCTGGTGTCGCCAGTGTGAGAACGTCTGTCCGAACGACACGATCCAGATCGTGATGGACGACAAGCGAAACGGCGAGCAGTACAACCTCAACATCGGGCAGTGTATTTACTGCCGGCTCTGTGAGGAGGTCTGTCCAGTCGACGCCATTCTGCTCACCCAGAATTTCGAGTTTACCGGCGACACTAAACACGAGCTGGTCTACAACAAAGACCAGTTGCGAGCCGTACCGTGGTACAAAGATATCGACCCGCTCGAGTCACGTGAACCCGATCGGGGTGCGTGGATCGGCGAAGGAGACGGAGACGTCGACTACCAGTAA
- a CDS encoding NADH-quinone oxidoreductase subunit J, translating to MMDTIAFAAFAFVTLASALGMVLFRDPWHSALMLGVALLSIAVHYVMLAAEFVAMMQVLVYVGGVLVLITFAVMLTQRDEQASEEVVQT from the coding sequence ATGATGGATACGATAGCGTTCGCGGCATTTGCGTTCGTGACGCTTGCCAGCGCGCTGGGGATGGTTCTCTTTCGGGATCCGTGGCACTCGGCGCTCATGCTTGGCGTGGCGCTGCTGAGCATCGCAGTTCACTACGTGATGCTCGCCGCCGAGTTCGTTGCGATGATGCAGGTTCTCGTCTACGTCGGCGGGGTGCTCGTCCTCATCACCTTCGCGGTGATGCTGACCCAGCGTGATGAACAGGCGTCCGAAGAGGTGGTACAGACATGA
- the nuoK gene encoding NADH-quinone oxidoreductase subunit NuoK: protein MTVAVEYYVLLSMGLFCIGLFGVLTRRNALMFLMSVELMLNAANINLIAFSFYHGNLTGQVFALFTMALAAAEVAVGLGIILVLYRNFRDVDVTVPTTMRW, encoded by the coding sequence ATGACCGTCGCCGTCGAGTACTACGTCCTGTTGTCGATGGGCCTGTTCTGTATCGGGCTCTTCGGCGTGTTGACGCGTCGCAACGCACTGATGTTCCTGATGTCCGTCGAGCTCATGCTGAACGCGGCGAACATCAACCTGATCGCCTTTTCGTTCTATCACGGCAATCTCACGGGGCAGGTGTTCGCGCTGTTTACGATGGCGCTTGCCGCCGCTGAGGTCGCCGTCGGGCTCGGGATCATTCTGGTGTTGTACCGCAACTTCCGTGACGTCGACGTCACGGTTCCGACGACGATGAGGTGGTAA